In a single window of the Candidatus Thermoplasmatota archaeon genome:
- a CDS encoding ABC transporter permease, whose amino-acid sequence MKIDRVLAVARKNLRSLKHDRRTIGFLVLMPLLMITIFGYTFGGNVKNIEVYIVNLDQAPANQSISAAIIADLETRDTLDIVRIYGPSDAGVDPVGMGRDKVKDAKIWATIIFNETFTQDATRLAGDSSGQSALVRMMVDGTNPNIVQAISNDVLTAIRTALGSRAFVAPIAVSTDLVYGKDARFIDFFAPGVMGLAAMMVTFMLSIISFIHERSTSTLDRLLTTPVTEGEIVAGYALAFGLVGLIQSAVIILAAVALFDIQIVGNPLTALLIIFVFGAGIQGLGFLLSSMAKNEFQAIQFIPLILFPSILLSGVFWPIEAVPAVLRPISNFIPLTYAVEGMRSVMIRGWGIGDIWLQIGVLVVFACVMLLLSAYSLRKRR is encoded by the coding sequence GTGAAGATTGACAGGGTCCTTGCAGTCGCCAGGAAGAATCTGAGGTCACTCAAGCACGACCGGCGGACCATCGGGTTCCTGGTGCTCATGCCGCTCCTGATGATAACGATCTTCGGGTACACCTTCGGGGGCAATGTCAAAAACATCGAGGTGTACATCGTCAACCTTGACCAGGCACCGGCGAACCAGTCGATCTCGGCCGCAATCATCGCGGACCTCGAGACACGCGACACGCTGGACATCGTGAGGATCTACGGTCCTTCCGATGCTGGCGTCGACCCCGTCGGTATGGGCAGGGACAAGGTCAAGGACGCGAAGATCTGGGCGACGATAATCTTCAACGAGACTTTCACACAGGACGCTACTAGGCTGGCCGGCGATTCCAGCGGCCAGTCCGCGCTCGTGAGGATGATGGTCGACGGCACAAACCCGAACATAGTGCAGGCGATAAGCAACGACGTCCTCACGGCCATCAGAACGGCCCTTGGCTCGCGGGCGTTCGTAGCGCCCATAGCCGTCTCCACGGACCTCGTCTACGGCAAGGACGCGAGGTTCATAGACTTCTTCGCGCCTGGAGTGATGGGGCTCGCAGCGATGATGGTCACGTTCATGCTCTCGATCATATCGTTCATCCATGAACGCAGCACGTCCACCCTGGACAGGCTGCTGACGACGCCCGTCACCGAGGGGGAGATAGTCGCAGGATACGCACTCGCATTCGGGCTCGTGGGCCTCATCCAATCAGCCGTCATCATACTCGCGGCAGTCGCGCTGTTCGACATACAGATAGTCGGGAACCCGCTCACGGCGCTCTTGATAATATTCGTGTTCGGCGCGGGGATCCAGGGCTTGGGGTTCCTGCTCTCCTCAATGGCCAAGAACGAGTTCCAGGCAATACAGTTCATCCCCCTGATACTGTTCCCGTCGATCCTGCTCTCGGGCGTGTTCTGGCCGATAGAGGCCGTGCCGGCTGTGCTCAGACCGATATCGAACTTCATACCGCTCACATATGCGGTGGAGGGCATGAGGTCCGTCATGATCAGGGGCTGGGGTATTGGGGATATTTGGCTCCAGATCGGCGTGCTCGTGGTATTCGCATGTGTTATGCTCCTCCTGAGCGCTTACAGTCTGAGGAAGAGGAGATAG